ataaataataaactgGCTAAATCGTTCGATAAATCAAGTAAGTTGGAATTTCaatctaaattttttcattttttttttaaatctcaatttttttcacagatTCTGTGGCAAATAAACCATCACATCATTCTCAagttgataatcaaaaacatggacaagcaaaaaattcatttcccAGTTTTAAAAgttcaaaattatttgatgattcaaccACAAATATACCTGAATTGTCAATGTaagttttcatttattaagTTTTTCTCAAATCATTCCTAAAAATTACCCGTTTCTAGGATTTCAAAAACTGTTAAATATGAAGAagtattttcaaaatcaaatttttccgATTTTAATATCGACAAAATGCTCATTGCCTGTCTACATCAACGATTCAATTTAACCATAGCGACAAAAGTgcaatcattatcgatacCACCGTTAttgaatggtgatgatgcaCTTATCAAATCAGTTACAGGATCTGGTAAGACACTTGCCTATTCAATACCATTAGTTCATTCAATGCAATCGATTCAGCCAAAGATAACAAGATCGGATGGTCTTTTCGCCTTGATCATATTACCTACACGTGAATTAGCCATACAAACCTATGATTGTATTGATCGTTTATTGAATCCATATCGACGAATAGTTGTGGGCATATTGATTGGTggtgagaaaaagaaatcggAAAAAGCACGTATTCGAAAAGGTCTGAACATTTTGGTTACCACTCCTGGCCGTTTATTGGATCATATAAATCGtacgaaaaatttgaatattgaaaaattgaaatggctcattattgatgaagcTGATCGACTTTATGAACAAGGATTTTCAGCCATTATTACACAGATTCTTGAATGTATTAGAAATTCTTGTACGAATCAAATACAAACCGTACTATTATCGGCAACTTTATCCGAAGGTGTTAAAGAATTGGCTGGCCTaagtttgaaaaattcacaattaattgatgtcggtgatgatgaacatcattTGAAAGAAATTACATTACCAAGTTCATTAACAAATAGTTTTATGGTGGTTCCAACGAAATTACGTTTGGTAACTTTAGCTTGTATTATAATGGATTCGTTGagaaaaaatggtgataaatcgaaaataataatctttaCATCATGTCAAGATGTTgtcgatttttattcaacattattaacggaaatattcaatcaatatttagAACAAAATGTTCGAATCTTTAAACTTCACGGTAATATGGATCAGAATAGCCGTACAGAGGTGttcaaacaatttcattcgaCCACTCGTGGTATCTTATTCTGTACTGATGTTGCATCTCGTGGTCTTGACCTGCCAAACGTTGATCTTATTATTCAGATGAGTTCACCTGCATTGGTTGAAGATTTTGTTCATCGTGTTGGCCGAACAGCTCGTTTAGGTAAACCAGGACATTCGATTCTATTGTTACTGCCAagtgaaattaaattcatcgAATATATTCAGGAACAactttcaatcaattttgaatcgttaaaaatggaaaactatttcaaatcgattgattttctgAAATTAGAgaatccaaatgaaaatcttcatACCGAACAAGAACGACTAGCCAATCTTCaggtaaaaatttttttctgcttatTGGTGATCAGATTTTAATTATTTCTATATTTATACTTACTCATAGCatttattcgaaaaattgGTCTGGAAAGAAACCAAAGTCAATCAATTGGCTTGTAAAGCTTATCTTTCCTATATTCGAGCATACGCATCATATCCAcgacaattatcatcatatctaCCATTCAGACAAATACATTTTGGACATTTAGCTAAAAGTTTTGCTCTACTTGAACCACCAAGCGAATTGGCATCAAAATTACGAATGAAtagaacaatgaaaaaaactattgTCGATATTGGTTCAATGAAACGTAAAGCAATACCATTAGAGGAAAGAATATCTGAATTTAGTGGTGGATTCGAAACAATGGAAACGTttggaaaaaagaaacgtaaagtgaaagacaaaaatcgaatgtaATATAATattcgttttattttatttaattttttttcttgttattcatcgatttaattttataaatattgatgatgatgatgattgatgattgagcTATATTAAATAACGGcctgagattttttttttgtttataaaaaaataaaatgttgacgttttttttcttctttggtTTCTCCATTTATTTATGTATAATATTTCCAAATAgtcattgattgtttatt
This is a stretch of genomic DNA from Dermatophagoides farinae isolate YC_2012a chromosome 2, ASM2471394v1, whole genome shotgun sequence. It encodes these proteins:
- the LOC124500441 gene encoding ATP-dependent DNA helicase DDX31, which produces MADSLILGNLNIGPIKSKSPVLPRINNKLAKSFDKSNSVANKPSHHSQVDNQKHGQAKNSFPSFKSSKLFDDSTTNIPELSMISKTVKYEEVFSKSNFSDFNIDKMLIACLHQRFNLTIATKVQSLSIPPLLNGDDALIKSVTGSGKTLAYSIPLVHSMQSIQPKITRSDGLFALIILPTRELAIQTYDCIDRLLNPYRRIVVGILIGGEKKKSEKARIRKGLNILVTTPGRLLDHINRTKNLNIEKLKWLIIDEADRLYEQGFSAIITQILECIRNSCTNQIQTVLLSATLSEGVKELAGLSLKNSQLIDVGDDEHHLKEITLPSSLTNSFMVVPTKLRLVTLACIIMDSLRKNGDKSKIIIFTSCQDVVDFYSTLLTEIFNQYLEQNVRIFKLHGNMDQNSRTEVFKQFHSTTRGILFCTDVASRGLDLPNVDLIIQMSSPALVEDFVHRVGRTARLGKPGHSILLLLPSEIKFIEYIQEQLSINFESLKMENYFKSIDFLKLENPNENLHTEQERLANLQHLFEKLVWKETKVNQLACKAYLSYIRAYASYPRQLSSYLPFRQIHFGHLAKSFALLEPPSELASKLRMNRTMKKTIVDIGSMKRKAIPLEERISEFSGGFETMETFGKKKRKVKDKNRM